A stretch of the Methylacidiphilum caldifontis genome encodes the following:
- a CDS encoding tyrosine-type recombinase/integrase translates to MRKPLPPRIKKTEDGKYPYVLEWRDAQGKRHRRFFTNKVKAEAECRKLINQLEEAGKGALSLRPGDAEMLAEIKKLLEPFGVDPLTVVRDWVEKRKRELSSVSVEEAVTHFLEAKTIEGLRPRALQDLKNRLNRFKQDFSGRILSSLTPQEIYLWILNLPVAPQTKVNFRRVISNLLNWSAMQGWCPEDIIKKVPNLKVRPAKTEIFSIEEIKILLEAARKEIPDLVSYLALGFFCGLRTAELDRLQWSQVNHKEVVIDAGVAKTASRRVVPL, encoded by the coding sequence ATGAGAAAACCTTTACCGCCGAGAATAAAGAAAACTGAAGACGGTAAGTATCCCTATGTGCTGGAATGGAGAGACGCTCAGGGCAAGCGTCATAGAAGATTTTTCACGAACAAGGTTAAAGCCGAAGCTGAATGCAGGAAGCTCATAAACCAGCTTGAGGAAGCCGGCAAAGGAGCTTTGTCGCTGCGTCCCGGGGATGCTGAGATGTTGGCAGAGATAAAGAAATTGCTGGAACCTTTTGGGGTTGATCCGCTAACCGTAGTTAGAGATTGGGTAGAAAAACGCAAGAGGGAGTTGTCCAGTGTGTCTGTTGAGGAAGCCGTAACTCATTTTCTTGAGGCTAAGACTATCGAAGGATTAAGACCAAGAGCTTTACAGGACTTGAAAAACCGCTTAAATCGATTTAAGCAAGATTTTTCCGGACGGATTCTTTCCTCTCTCACTCCACAAGAAATTTACCTCTGGATTTTAAATCTTCCGGTTGCGCCTCAAACCAAAGTCAATTTCCGTAGGGTCATCAGCAATCTTCTCAACTGGAGTGCTATGCAGGGATGGTGTCCTGAAGATATCATAAAAAAAGTTCCTAACCTTAAGGTAAGACCTGCCAAGACTGAAATATTCAGCATTGAAGAGATTAAGATTTTACTGGAAGCCGCAAGGAAAGAGATACCCGACCTCGTCTCCTACCTTGCTTTAGGGTTCTTCTGTGGACTGAGGACTGCAGAACTGGACAGACTTCAATGGTCGCAGGTTAATCACAAAGAAGTTGTGATCGACGCAGGGGTCGCAAAAACAGCGAGTCGAAGGGTCGTTCCATTGTAG
- a CDS encoding SDR family oxidoreductase gives MDEDFLKDKVAVVTGANSGIGKEIAFALSSSGARVVIAARRMDLNRKVALEIEQETSNTVLPIDTDVSKESDCKRLIAQTVNCWGRLDILVNNAGIGIYSPIEELSSEDFDRLLKTNLYGTFWCSKEAFSQMRRQQQGGYIFNISSVAGIEAWAGTAAYSASKFGVMGLTKALADEGKKYNIKVSAICPAMVATPMTGVEGEDYIQPSDIAQTVLYLLSLSGACWPTEIIIPRKGAD, from the coding sequence ATGGACGAGGATTTTTTAAAAGATAAAGTGGCTGTAGTAACAGGAGCAAATAGTGGAATTGGCAAAGAGATCGCTTTTGCCCTTTCGTCATCGGGTGCTCGAGTTGTCATCGCTGCTCGTCGAATGGATCTGAATAGAAAGGTTGCTTTGGAAATCGAGCAAGAAACTTCCAATACAGTCCTCCCTATCGATACGGATGTTTCTAAAGAGTCGGATTGTAAAAGGCTCATAGCACAGACAGTCAATTGTTGGGGCCGTTTAGATATTCTTGTCAATAATGCGGGGATAGGGATTTATTCCCCCATAGAAGAGTTGTCTTCGGAAGATTTCGACAGGCTATTAAAAACAAATCTTTATGGGACCTTTTGGTGTTCTAAAGAAGCTTTTAGTCAGATGAGAAGACAGCAACAGGGAGGTTATATTTTCAATATCTCTTCTGTGGCGGGTATAGAAGCTTGGGCAGGTACAGCAGCTTATAGTGCTTCGAAGTTTGGAGTCATGGGGCTTACAAAGGCTTTGGCTGATGAAGGCAAAAAATATAACATAAAGGTTAGCGCGATCTGTCCTGCAATGGTTGCAACACCAATGACAGGGGTAGAGGGAGAAGACTATATTCAACCTTCAGATATAGCCCAAACGGTTCTTTATCTTTTAAGTTTATCTGGGGCATGTTGGCCTACTGAAATTATTATTCCTAGGAAAGGGGCGGACTGA
- a CDS encoding DUF2321 domain-containing protein — protein MNFRIPQESDYDVAQICLNGHLINDAAQRYPMHNKNYCTICGAKSITKCENCNEDIQGMYYNPKYITIKEYTIPSYCHFCGTPYPWTQTKIEAARIRIKEIESLSDEEKELLNQSINDLIKDTPKTNLAIDRVKRIMLKTKQDIAMIIKSIIADIAAESVKQLLNL, from the coding sequence ATGAATTTTCGCATCCCACAAGAATCTGATTACGATGTTGCACAAATTTGTTTGAACGGACACCTCATTAATGATGCTGCACAGCGATATCCAATGCACAACAAAAACTATTGTACTATTTGTGGCGCAAAGTCTATAACAAAGTGCGAAAATTGTAATGAAGATATACAAGGTATGTATTATAATCCAAAATATATTACTATCAAGGAATACACTATACCATCCTATTGTCATTTCTGTGGAACCCCATATCCATGGACTCAAACAAAAATTGAGGCGGCACGGATTCGAATTAAAGAAATTGAAAGCCTTTCAGATGAAGAAAAAGAACTGCTTAATCAAAGTATTAACGATCTAATCAAAGATACTCCCAAAACTAATTTGGCTATAGACAGAGTCAAAAGGATTATGCTTAAAACTAAACAAGATATAGCGATGATAATTAAATCTATTATCGCGGATATTGCAGCGGAGTCTGTCAAACAGCTTTTGAACCTCTGA
- a CDS encoding lipid-binding SYLF domain-containing protein: MKISFSPFMRLLSVFSLLVFLGMTKTVYGAWNLKEIVHNASAVIHQFKEEGKIPKSVWEKAKGVAYLEVTKGGFVISGEYGKGLVVVRLPIGGWSGPSAISVSAIGVGLQVGGTKTDYVVILNSEKAIRMFSRGGKVHLTGEMSGVAGPESEREALIKPRANIYTYRSSEGLFGGIALEGVDIREEPEVNERYYHQAVSPSEIFAGQVQPPKSAQSLIDTLNEPYPK, encoded by the coding sequence ATGAAAATCTCTTTTTCCCCTTTTATGCGGCTCCTTTCAGTTTTTTCCCTGCTGGTATTTCTGGGCATGACAAAAACCGTTTATGGTGCCTGGAACTTAAAGGAAATTGTTCATAATGCCTCGGCCGTTATTCATCAATTCAAAGAGGAAGGCAAAATTCCTAAATCAGTGTGGGAAAAGGCTAAAGGTGTTGCTTACTTGGAAGTGACCAAGGGAGGATTTGTGATCAGTGGAGAATATGGTAAAGGGCTTGTCGTTGTCAGGCTTCCTATAGGAGGATGGTCTGGGCCTTCGGCAATATCTGTAAGTGCAATAGGAGTAGGTCTGCAGGTAGGGGGAACAAAGACTGATTATGTCGTTATTCTTAATTCTGAAAAAGCTATAAGAATGTTTTCTAGAGGCGGGAAAGTTCATTTAACAGGAGAGATGAGTGGAGTTGCTGGACCGGAAAGTGAAAGAGAGGCGTTAATCAAACCAAGGGCCAATATTTATACCTACCGGTCCTCAGAAGGCCTTTTTGGCGGTATTGCTCTTGAAGGGGTTGATATTAGGGAAGAGCCGGAAGTGAATGAAAGATATTATCACCAGGCAGTTAGTCCCTCTGAAATATTTGCCGGCCAAGTACAACCCCCTAAGAGTGCTCAGAGTCTTATCGATACTCTTAATGAACCTTATCCTAAGTAA
- a CDS encoding glycosyltransferase family 2 protein, whose protein sequence is MSSSRKAFCLCVKNEERDIAEWVAYHLVFEFDAIFVYDNFSTDRTLEVLNLFVPLGKVNVISG, encoded by the coding sequence ATGTCTTCTAGCCGCAAAGCTTTTTGTTTGTGTGTTAAAAATGAAGAACGAGACATTGCTGAGTGGGTTGCTTATCATCTTGTATTTGAATTTGATGCAATTTTTGTCTATGACAACTTTTCCACCGATCGTACTTTAGAAGTTCTCAACCTGTTTGTTCCACTTGGGAAAGTCAATGTTATTTCTGGTTAA
- a CDS encoding site-specific integrase — MALTSIEWKHNGMRHSYASYRLAQCKDAGKVAFELGHSSSTLVYRHYWALVSEEDGKRYFQIYPSLPESNIVPFSAIKENI, encoded by the coding sequence ATGGCTCTGACAAGCATTGAATGGAAGCACAACGGCATGAGGCATTCCTATGCTTCCTACAGGTTAGCTCAATGCAAAGATGCCGGAAAGGTCGCTTTCGAACTCGGTCATTCCAGTTCTACATTGGTTTACCGACATTACTGGGCATTAGTAAGCGAGGAAGATGGCAAGCGGTATTTTCAGATTTACCCTTCATTGCCTGAGTCGAATATAGTGCCGTTTTCAGCTATTAAGGAGAATATTTAG
- the crn3 gene encoding CRISPR-associated ring nuclease Crn3/Csx3, giving the protein MKNLSLSVIPADDFQILDILLLGNGIIDPKELPSVQLPPELSMSRGIVICGRAPIWLYTYLTHLCHPSPWIAVYDPRHGAIVIEAHRVDAPPVGTICQVDSRYLSKQLSTEKRSQHTSSSFHHRAVAIIGPPHSGKSVLVYSLVKRLRNALGEEGQREVFVLRACPDGEGDWFVEGDPQLVKILRYKGSWNEEFVGKVVEDIEKLQESKRVLLVDCGGKIDRYNQRILNACTSCIIVTRKGDVLEMKQWEGAALCCNLQLLAWIQSTQQYVSKKLTTDPPSFLIGKLERHAEPPEIPSELLQLFLE; this is encoded by the coding sequence ATGAAAAATCTTTCGCTAAGTGTTATTCCAGCGGACGATTTTCAGATTTTGGACATTCTCCTTTTAGGGAATGGAATAATAGACCCAAAAGAACTTCCTTCGGTTCAACTGCCTCCGGAGCTTTCCATGAGTCGAGGCATTGTTATTTGTGGCAGGGCACCAATTTGGCTCTACACTTACTTGACCCATCTTTGTCATCCAAGCCCGTGGATTGCTGTTTATGATCCTCGTCATGGCGCTATTGTTATTGAAGCTCATCGAGTAGATGCACCGCCAGTAGGAACTATTTGCCAAGTGGATAGCCGCTATCTATCCAAGCAACTGTCGACAGAAAAACGTTCTCAACATACAAGCTCTAGCTTTCATCACCGAGCTGTAGCAATCATAGGCCCTCCTCATAGTGGAAAGTCGGTGTTGGTTTACTCACTAGTCAAGAGGCTAAGAAATGCTCTTGGTGAAGAGGGACAACGTGAAGTGTTTGTACTGCGAGCATGTCCTGATGGCGAGGGAGACTGGTTTGTTGAAGGAGATCCACAACTTGTAAAGATACTACGGTATAAGGGGTCATGGAACGAAGAGTTTGTTGGCAAAGTTGTTGAAGACATTGAAAAACTTCAAGAAAGTAAGAGAGTTCTTTTAGTGGACTGTGGGGGAAAAATCGATCGATACAACCAAAGGATCCTAAATGCCTGCACATCCTGCATTATAGTTACAAGGAAAGGAGATGTGCTAGAAATGAAACAATGGGAAGGGGCTGCGCTTTGCTGTAATTTACAACTGTTAGCTTGGATACAATCCACACAACAATATGTGAGCAAGAAGCTTACCACAGATCCCCCAAGTTTCCTTATTGGAAAGCTTGAGCGTCATGCAGAGCCTCCTGAGATTCCTTCAGAACTGTTGCAACTATTTTTGGAGTAA
- a CDS encoding DUF2971 domain-containing protein has protein sequence MIADWEKKISPYFLKIWEELSPYSNLPKLYHYSTGENFIKIIESGELWATQVACLNDKQECHGYYKLIQKALKKRKSKKNGGVCPDRIYQALLDTTKESIDKNLPDIPIFVACFSTESDDLSQWRAYSRGEEGYAIGIDFTKIQENMHRSFKITQVIYDVSEQEKMIESIINAAEKFFTDYEIAKDLDRQLPQNYEELEKSNKAAFAAIAFLKAFGQFAPCFKHEAYKAEKEWRIIYFPDGNDSSRMRFTQHRGFLARHVALFGSKNKENSLLLPELIREVVIGPCAYPDISRANVRYLLSSKGYLNVPIKTSNIPFRSV, from the coding sequence ATGATAGCTGATTGGGAAAAAAAGATAAGTCCATATTTTTTGAAGATTTGGGAGGAACTTTCTCCTTATTCAAATTTACCAAAACTCTACCATTACTCCACTGGAGAAAATTTCATTAAAATCATTGAGAGTGGAGAGCTCTGGGCCACTCAGGTGGCTTGCCTTAACGATAAGCAAGAGTGTCATGGTTATTATAAACTTATCCAAAAAGCACTAAAGAAACGAAAGTCTAAAAAAAATGGTGGAGTATGTCCAGATCGGATTTATCAAGCATTATTGGATACTACAAAAGAATCGATCGATAAAAACCTACCTGATATTCCAATCTTTGTTGCGTGTTTTTCGACCGAATCGGATGATTTAAGCCAGTGGAGGGCTTATTCACGGGGAGAAGAAGGCTATGCAATCGGGATTGATTTCACGAAGATTCAGGAAAATATGCATCGATCATTTAAGATTACTCAAGTAATTTATGATGTAAGTGAACAAGAAAAAATGATAGAATCCATCATTAATGCTGCTGAAAAATTCTTTACCGATTACGAGATTGCTAAGGATTTAGATCGTCAACTGCCTCAAAATTATGAAGAACTGGAAAAATCAAACAAGGCAGCATTTGCAGCTATAGCATTCCTCAAGGCATTTGGTCAATTTGCACCTTGTTTTAAGCACGAAGCATATAAAGCAGAAAAAGAGTGGCGCATAATTTATTTTCCAGATGGTAATGACAGTTCACGTATGCGGTTTACTCAGCATCGAGGTTTCCTTGCTCGGCACGTGGCACTTTTTGGATCGAAAAATAAGGAAAATTCACTTTTATTGCCTGAGCTAATCCGCGAAGTCGTTATTGGTCCTTGTGCTTATCCAGATATTTCACGTGCAAATGTTCGTTATCTGCTATCTTCTAAAGGCTATCTTAATGTACCAATCAAGACCTCTAATATTCCTTTTCGATCCGTATAG
- a CDS encoding TIGR04255 family protein, whose protein sequence is MNLLPKRLKKEPLIEAIWQVQFEVMQDVGDVLIGILFSELKKTHPILQWRRLPSADIPALVARGDPNLQFAPKMLIEEPNGSFIWQVGDRVITLNCRKPYVGWCKFKEAVKILTQIIESSELISNPQRHSLRYIDLLRDELAMDLTPLRLKLQLGDYQIKDRVQIRLEIPDAECIHILQIATKAHANIKGERIIGSIIDLETLPATKPGNWDALRAQLDLLHDHSKEFFFREILTKETVQKLNPEY, encoded by the coding sequence ATGAATCTTCTACCTAAACGGCTAAAGAAAGAGCCCCTTATCGAGGCGATTTGGCAGGTTCAATTTGAAGTTATGCAAGATGTTGGTGATGTGTTAATAGGAATTCTTTTTTCTGAACTTAAGAAAACACACCCTATACTGCAATGGCGACGTCTTCCTTCTGCCGATATTCCAGCCCTTGTTGCTCGCGGTGATCCTAATTTACAATTCGCTCCTAAGATGCTTATTGAAGAGCCTAATGGATCATTTATTTGGCAGGTAGGCGATCGGGTTATCACACTGAATTGCCGTAAACCATATGTTGGCTGGTGCAAATTTAAAGAAGCCGTAAAAATCCTGACACAAATTATAGAAAGTAGTGAACTCATCTCTAATCCTCAGCGTCATTCATTACGCTACATTGATTTGCTAAGAGACGAGTTGGCAATGGATCTTACACCACTCAGATTGAAATTACAACTTGGTGATTATCAAATTAAGGATCGTGTCCAGATACGTTTGGAAATCCCTGATGCAGAGTGTATACATATTCTTCAAATTGCTACTAAAGCTCATGCCAATATTAAAGGTGAAAGGATAATAGGTTCCATCATTGATTTGGAGACGCTGCCAGCAACCAAACCAGGTAACTGGGATGCCTTGCGGGCACAGCTCGATTTGCTCCATGATCATTCAAAGGAATTCTTCTTCCGTGAGATTTTAACTAAAGAAACTGTACAAAAACTTAATCCTGAGTATTGA
- a CDS encoding type II toxin-antitoxin system VapC family toxin: MPKRTYIDTSVLLAAFKAEEDLSLKALAVLDDPERILIVSDLVRLEAIPMARYFNQQQEIDFYETVFNRAENIAWDKSALQQAQTIAESYGLSAMDAIHIAHAMFAGVDEFVSAEKPTKPIFHVQGLATFSIRDNY; the protein is encoded by the coding sequence ATGCCTAAGCGCACATATATTGACACTTCTGTATTGTTAGCAGCTTTCAAGGCAGAAGAAGATCTGTCATTAAAAGCACTCGCTGTACTTGATGATCCTGAGCGAATCTTGATTGTTAGCGATTTGGTTCGCTTAGAAGCCATACCCATGGCACGTTATTTCAATCAACAACAAGAAATAGATTTTTACGAAACAGTATTCAATAGAGCAGAAAACATCGCTTGGGATAAATCAGCCTTACAACAGGCTCAAACAATAGCCGAAAGCTATGGTCTCTCTGCTATGGATGCAATTCATATAGCTCATGCAATGTTTGCAGGAGTAGATGAGTTTGTTAGTGCTGAGAAGCCGACCAAACCGATCTTTCACGTGCAGGGTCTTGCAACGTTTTCTATAAGAGACAATTATTGA
- a CDS encoding 5-formyltetrahydrofolate cyclo-ligase has translation MAVSSTYSLKQVQRRLLKSKVLGSLRPKDRITASMEITHRLCSHPVWQDSQVVALYSSLPSEPDTSDIFRLAKASKKTVLFPRVDTDYLRFFIVDKKEDLEKNFLNIMEPRLSCIEALAESIDLILIPGVGFDRQGHRLGRGLGFYDRFLSTLSPRVCRIGLFFSFQEIPKIYTEPHDQRLDLIITEKELIQTA, from the coding sequence ATGGCTGTAAGCTCTACCTATTCTCTTAAGCAGGTTCAAAGAAGACTTTTAAAATCAAAAGTACTTGGGTCATTACGACCGAAGGATCGCATTACTGCATCGATGGAGATTACTCACCGGTTATGCAGTCATCCCGTGTGGCAAGATTCCCAAGTGGTTGCTCTTTATTCTTCACTACCTTCGGAACCTGATACTTCCGATATTTTTCGTTTGGCCAAGGCGAGTAAAAAAACGGTCCTTTTTCCACGTGTGGATACGGATTATCTGCGGTTTTTTATTGTGGATAAAAAAGAGGATTTAGAAAAAAACTTTTTGAACATCATGGAACCTCGACTAAGCTGCATTGAAGCTTTAGCCGAAAGTATTGATCTGATTTTAATTCCTGGGGTGGGCTTCGATAGACAAGGGCATAGGCTTGGTAGAGGACTAGGTTTTTATGATCGATTCCTATCTACCCTTTCTCCGAGGGTTTGTCGGATCGGGTTGTTTTTTTCTTTCCAAGAAATTCCAAAAATTTATACAGAGCCTCACGATCAAAGACTGGACCTCATAATTACAGAAAAAGAGCTTATTCAAACTGCTTGA
- a CDS encoding outer membrane protein, with protein MENTALYRLIEGACNKLSTLFIFMSILTFSNLSFANRLTETSSSQKEDMDDIKALAKEVTPKKALSLGRGLYIDLAAGGGVVSNNSIVQSGTAFLPASRGGPLGVLAVGSPNNHTTSLGGLGFGYEWDGWRLGGPESLWAILPAVEFNGYYLGTFQSGFLRNTISLNRIPEHLFNDRFPTDIGALLVNGVFSLHTPYHIYPYVGGGVGAAIISVSGADSEQDTPPEPGINHFNSHTSASDWNLAVNAKAGLRFDITKRLWAFLEYRFLFIDSTNYTFGSTVYPTHVPTTPWNVHFGEMFFQLGVAGIGYSFGN; from the coding sequence ATGGAAAATACTGCATTATATCGGCTTATAGAAGGAGCATGCAACAAGCTTTCTACTCTATTCATTTTCATGAGTATTTTGACATTTTCAAATCTTTCTTTTGCCAACAGACTAACTGAAACCTCCTCTTCCCAAAAAGAAGATATGGATGATATAAAAGCGCTTGCCAAGGAGGTTACCCCAAAGAAAGCCTTGTCTTTAGGAAGGGGTTTGTACATAGACTTAGCGGCCGGGGGAGGAGTCGTATCAAACAACTCCATCGTCCAGAGTGGTACCGCTTTCCTTCCTGCAAGCCGTGGTGGACCCCTTGGAGTTTTGGCTGTAGGCAGTCCAAATAACCACACTACGTCCTTGGGTGGGCTTGGCTTTGGGTATGAGTGGGATGGCTGGAGGCTTGGCGGCCCTGAATCCCTATGGGCGATTCTTCCCGCAGTTGAATTTAACGGTTATTATCTAGGGACCTTTCAAAGTGGGTTTTTACGGAACACAATCTCCTTAAATCGGATCCCTGAACATCTTTTTAACGACCGTTTTCCTACGGACATTGGCGCGCTCTTAGTCAATGGGGTCTTTTCTCTTCATACACCCTATCACATTTATCCCTATGTTGGTGGCGGCGTTGGTGCTGCCATTATTTCCGTTTCAGGTGCGGATTCCGAGCAGGACACACCACCTGAACCTGGAATTAACCATTTTAACTCCCATACAAGCGCATCCGACTGGAACTTAGCTGTTAACGCAAAGGCTGGCCTACGTTTTGATATTACAAAACGCCTTTGGGCTTTTCTTGAGTACCGTTTTCTTTTTATTGATAGCACCAATTACACATTTGGTTCTACGGTCTACCCCACGCATGTCCCCACAACTCCCTGGAACGTACATTTTGGTGAAATGTTTTTCCAATTGGGTGTAGCAGGAATTGGATATTCCTTTGGGAACTAA
- a CDS encoding aspartyl protease family protein, producing MQSLFQSGRLEEASTYAYELLRHYSSCDLCWRVIGESALCFGKLEEAKEAFQHALKLFPEDKKSLALLREVYIRQDRYLQAAQIAYALGEYGQGDLLKSFGEHKPFLVESKSPYVKIQFKEIVPYPVIEVELSGIKARFMIDTGSTYVLLSPRLAKKAAVELFRKEKEQSTQGSFWIQWAKIPSLSLGGATIKNIPALVHSLLDIPRSGMMIDGILGENFLSHFIPSFDLRGRWKRTPKYFILGLSHDNVQIPFEKGPQDEQRKTQVPFLIGPAQTLLVQASINRSFPLLFLLDTATPGYFACSPSIAKFSKIWIQKNFSNEEPYIHRGRGTNLDVQWELGASRGSSQIGQASQIEIRGEKIHGSLPGIVGSLPYNMDADLGFYTGGTIGFGFFYDKQVTIDYRNQQLYFLTPMPRSSKTKR from the coding sequence TTGCAAAGCCTTTTCCAGAGCGGACGGCTTGAAGAAGCTTCTACATATGCTTATGAGCTCTTACGCCATTATTCTTCCTGTGATCTTTGTTGGAGGGTAATTGGAGAGAGTGCTCTCTGCTTTGGAAAACTAGAGGAGGCTAAGGAGGCGTTCCAACATGCATTAAAACTTTTTCCTGAAGACAAGAAATCTCTCGCTCTTTTAAGAGAAGTCTATATTCGGCAAGATCGTTATTTGCAGGCAGCTCAAATTGCCTACGCTTTAGGGGAATATGGGCAAGGGGATCTTTTGAAAAGTTTTGGAGAGCATAAACCCTTTTTAGTGGAGTCAAAAAGCCCTTATGTTAAAATTCAATTTAAAGAGATCGTTCCTTATCCAGTCATTGAAGTAGAGTTGTCTGGTATCAAAGCTCGATTCATGATCGATACTGGTTCAACTTACGTCCTTTTATCACCACGTTTAGCGAAGAAAGCGGCCGTTGAGCTTTTCCGCAAAGAAAAAGAGCAGAGTACCCAAGGTAGCTTTTGGATTCAATGGGCAAAAATTCCTTCGTTATCCTTGGGTGGGGCAACGATAAAAAATATTCCTGCACTTGTTCATTCCTTATTGGATATTCCTCGATCAGGGATGATGATCGATGGTATTCTAGGAGAGAATTTCTTGTCTCATTTTATTCCCTCTTTTGATCTCCGTGGAAGATGGAAAAGAACACCCAAGTATTTTATCCTTGGGTTATCCCATGACAATGTTCAGATCCCTTTTGAAAAAGGCCCCCAGGATGAACAAAGAAAGACTCAAGTGCCTTTTCTCATTGGACCAGCTCAAACTCTATTGGTTCAGGCCAGTATTAACCGCAGTTTTCCTCTTCTTTTTTTATTAGACACAGCTACCCCTGGCTATTTTGCTTGCTCACCTTCTATAGCCAAATTTTCAAAGATCTGGATACAAAAGAATTTTTCTAACGAAGAACCCTATATTCATAGGGGTAGGGGGACAAATCTTGATGTCCAGTGGGAATTAGGGGCGAGTAGGGGCTCATCCCAGATTGGACAGGCTAGCCAGATTGAAATAAGAGGAGAAAAAATCCATGGCTCTCTGCCAGGTATAGTGGGATCACTCCCCTATAATATGGATGCTGATCTTGGGTTTTATACAGGAGGTACGATCGGTTTTGGTTTTTTCTATGACAAGCAAGTCACAATCGATTATAGAAACCAACAGCTTTATTTTTTGACTCCTATGCCTCGTTCCTCCAAAACGAAGCGATGA